A stretch of the Sulfurimonas sp. HSL-1656 genome encodes the following:
- a CDS encoding AtpZ/AtpI family protein, producing the protein MADKHLTGLTPENGEPEERKPRLKPIVEGAETLSLGISMVVAVLIGVALGIGLKKLTGITWLLWVGVVIGIAAAFLNVFKAYSKQYKEFEELSKNPRYNPKTLEGDDDDDDDDAAKHY; encoded by the coding sequence ATGGCGGACAAGCACCTGACGGGCCTGACCCCGGAGAACGGAGAACCCGAAGAGCGCAAGCCGCGCCTCAAGCCGATTGTCGAGGGGGCGGAAACGCTCTCACTCGGTATCTCGATGGTCGTGGCCGTGCTGATCGGGGTGGCGCTCGGGATCGGTCTCAAGAAACTGACGGGCATCACGTGGCTGCTCTGGGTCGGCGTGGTCATCGGGATCGCCGCGGCGTTCCTGAACGTTTTCAAGGCCTATTCGAAACAGTACAAAGAGTTCGAGGAACTCTCCAAAAACCCGCGCTACAACCCCAAGACCCTGGAAGGTGACGACGACGATGACGATGACGACGCTGCGAAGCACTATTAG
- the rpoD gene encoding RNA polymerase sigma factor RpoD, producing MTAKELNKALETLFVDHSSENCITYEAVSELFEKNPTAAQAKSVLKLAEKNKRCLYTASEHAKLMNEQEAEARRDAQRKLIENASGEEFDILKQHELMEWSRSDSPVRMYLREMGQIPLLTKEEEIEISKKIEFGESIIIDAICSVPYLIDFILDYKEPLINRERRVKELFKSFEDEKDDSDDDNDNDDDEGAEKKVSAKDKKRVELVVSSFKALEKAKKEWQKASEKLPEGAEDGELNEEIVLFFLTASFKKKILKEKLLDLGPTSKLINELVKSMETSLKSDEGFEKELKRLEYKLPLFNDLLRKNHREILDNITDLTKEDIAARVPEATMVGTYMEIKKLIQTKEASKGGFNMEPEKLSDILEQIKRGKAISETAKTRMAKSNLRLVVSIAKRYTNRGLPFLDLIQEGNIGLMKAVDKFEYQKGYKFSTYATWWIRQAISRAIADQARTIRIPIHMIETINRINKIMRKYLQENGKEPDVETIAEEVGLSVEKVKNVIKITKEPISLEAPIGSEEDGRFGDFIEDRTSLSPSDAILKDDLKVQIEGVLEQLNEREKAVIKMRFGIMDDESDRTLEEIGKELNVTRERVRQIESSAIKKLKHPKVGRKLKNYIEE from the coding sequence ATGACCGCAAAAGAACTCAATAAAGCCCTCGAAACCCTTTTTGTCGATCACTCCTCCGAAAACTGTATCACCTACGAGGCAGTTTCGGAACTTTTTGAGAAAAACCCGACAGCGGCCCAGGCCAAAAGCGTCCTGAAGCTTGCCGAGAAAAACAAGCGCTGCCTCTACACGGCTTCGGAGCATGCCAAGCTCATGAACGAGCAGGAAGCAGAAGCACGCCGTGACGCGCAGCGCAAACTCATTGAGAACGCCAGCGGCGAAGAGTTCGACATCCTCAAACAGCACGAGCTGATGGAGTGGTCCCGCTCCGACTCCCCGGTACGGATGTACCTGCGCGAAATGGGACAGATCCCGCTTCTGACCAAGGAAGAGGAGATCGAGATCTCCAAAAAGATCGAGTTCGGTGAAAGCATCATTATCGATGCGATCTGTTCCGTTCCCTACCTGATCGATTTCATCCTCGACTACAAAGAACCGCTTATCAACCGCGAACGCCGTGTCAAAGAGCTCTTCAAAAGCTTTGAAGACGAAAAAGACGACAGTGACGATGATAACGACAACGACGATGACGAGGGTGCAGAGAAAAAAGTCAGCGCCAAGGACAAAAAGCGCGTCGAGCTTGTTGTCAGCAGCTTCAAAGCCCTCGAAAAAGCGAAAAAAGAGTGGCAGAAAGCCTCTGAGAAACTCCCCGAAGGCGCTGAAGACGGCGAACTCAACGAAGAGATTGTCCTCTTCTTCCTGACGGCCAGCTTCAAAAAGAAGATCCTGAAAGAGAAACTGCTCGATCTCGGACCGACCTCCAAGCTCATCAACGAACTCGTCAAATCGATGGAGACCTCCCTCAAAAGCGACGAAGGGTTTGAAAAAGAGCTCAAGCGCCTCGAGTACAAGCTCCCGCTCTTCAACGACCTGCTGCGCAAGAACCACAGAGAGATCCTCGACAACATCACCGATCTCACCAAAGAGGATATCGCCGCACGGGTCCCCGAAGCGACCATGGTCGGTACCTATATGGAGATCAAAAAACTGATCCAGACCAAAGAGGCCTCCAAAGGCGGCTTCAATATGGAACCCGAAAAGCTCTCGGACATCCTCGAGCAGATCAAACGCGGTAAAGCGATCTCCGAGACGGCAAAGACACGGATGGCGAAGTCCAACCTCCGTCTCGTCGTCTCCATTGCCAAGCGCTATACCAACCGCGGCCTCCCCTTCCTCGACCTGATCCAGGAAGGCAATATCGGTCTGATGAAAGCCGTCGACAAGTTCGAGTACCAGAAAGGGTACAAGTTCTCCACCTACGCCACCTGGTGGATCCGCCAGGCTATCAGCCGTGCTATCGCGGACCAGGCGCGGACGATCCGTATCCCGATCCACATGATCGAAACGATCAACCGTATCAACAAGATCATGCGCAAATACCTGCAGGAGAACGGGAAAGAGCCCGATGTCGAGACGATCGCCGAAGAGGTCGGCCTCTCCGTCGAGAAGGTCAAGAACGTCATCAAGATCACCAAAGAGCCGATCTCCCTCGAGGCACCGATCGGCAGCGAAGAGGACGGCCGTTTCGGCGACTTCATCGAAGACCGCACCTCGCTCTCCCCTTCCGATGCCATTCTCAAAGACGACCTCAAGGTGCAGATCGAGGGCGTCCTCGAACAGCTTAACGAGCGCGAAAAAGCCGTTATCAAGATGCGCTTCGGGATCATGGACGACGAAAGCGACCGTACCCTTGAAGAGATCGGCAAAGAGCTCAACGTCACCCGCGAACGCGTCCGCCAGATCGAGAGCAGTGCGATCAAAAAGCTCAAGCATCCCAAAGTCGGCCGTAAACTCAAGAACTATATCGAGGAATAA
- a CDS encoding 3-isopropylmalate dehydratase small subunit, translating into MSTLEGKVWRFGQDIDTDLIIAARYLNTSDPKELAKHVMEDADPDFVSKMVPGDIIVAGNNFGCGSSREHAPIALKAAGVAAVIAPTFARIFYRNAFNMGLPIFELEESAEIAEGDIVSVDMDKGTVTDKTTGKSYAFTPIPPFMQELLSAGGLMNYAEEEVKAGGKA; encoded by the coding sequence ATGAGCACACTCGAAGGAAAAGTCTGGCGGTTCGGCCAGGATATCGACACGGACCTGATTATTGCCGCACGCTATCTTAATACGTCCGATCCCAAGGAACTCGCGAAGCATGTAATGGAGGACGCCGATCCGGATTTCGTTTCGAAAATGGTCCCGGGCGACATTATCGTCGCCGGCAACAACTTCGGCTGCGGTTCTTCCCGCGAGCATGCACCGATCGCCCTGAAAGCTGCCGGCGTCGCCGCCGTGATCGCCCCGACGTTTGCACGTATCTTCTACCGCAACGCCTTTAACATGGGCCTGCCGATCTTCGAACTGGAAGAGAGCGCCGAGATTGCCGAAGGCGATATCGTCTCCGTCGACATGGACAAGGGGACGGTCACGGACAAAACGACCGGGAAAAGCTACGCCTTTACGCCGATCCCGCCGTTTATGCAGGAGCTGCTCTCCGCCGGCGGCCTGATGAATTATGCCGAAGAAGAAGTCAAAGCAGGAGGTAAAGCATGA
- the leuB gene encoding 3-isopropylmalate dehydrogenase, translating into MKTYNIALIKGDGIGPEIVDEAVKVLDAVAARFDFSLRYEEVLMGGSAYDVTGDPLPQETINVSLNSDAVLFGAIGGEKWDNLPREKRPESGLLRFRKELGVFANLRPAVVYDELVNASSLKPEIVKGVDLMVVRELIGGIYFGEPKGWEGDKAYNTMVYTKPEVVRIAHTAFKIAMERNKKVCSVDKANVLDVSQMWRETVEEVAKEYPEVSLSHMYVDNAAMQLIRDPKQFDVILTGNIFGDILSDEASMLSGSIGLLPSASVGAKIGVYEPIHGSAPDIAGQGIANPIATIASASMMLRFALGENEAADRIDAAIKHALKDGYRTRDLANYDAKELCSTSEMGDIIANYAAKE; encoded by the coding sequence ATGAAAACCTATAACATTGCCCTGATCAAGGGGGACGGGATCGGCCCGGAGATCGTTGATGAGGCGGTTAAAGTCCTTGATGCCGTCGCCGCGCGGTTCGATTTTTCCCTGCGTTATGAAGAGGTCCTGATGGGCGGCAGCGCCTACGACGTCACCGGCGATCCGCTCCCGCAGGAGACCATCAATGTCTCCCTGAACTCCGACGCGGTCCTTTTTGGCGCCATCGGCGGCGAAAAATGGGACAACCTGCCGCGCGAAAAGCGCCCGGAGAGCGGTCTGCTCCGTTTCCGCAAAGAGCTCGGCGTCTTCGCCAACCTGCGCCCGGCCGTCGTTTACGACGAACTGGTCAACGCCAGCTCCCTCAAGCCTGAAATCGTCAAAGGCGTCGACCTGATGGTCGTGCGCGAACTGATCGGCGGGATCTACTTCGGCGAACCGAAGGGCTGGGAAGGGGACAAGGCCTACAACACGATGGTCTACACCAAGCCCGAAGTCGTGCGTATCGCCCATACGGCCTTCAAGATCGCGATGGAGCGTAACAAGAAGGTCTGTTCCGTCGACAAGGCAAACGTGCTTGATGTCTCCCAGATGTGGCGCGAAACCGTCGAAGAGGTTGCCAAGGAGTATCCGGAAGTCTCCCTGTCGCACATGTACGTCGACAATGCCGCGATGCAGCTCATCCGTGACCCGAAACAGTTCGACGTCATCCTGACCGGCAACATTTTCGGCGACATCCTCAGTGACGAAGCGAGCATGCTTTCCGGTTCCATCGGGCTGCTCCCCTCCGCATCCGTCGGGGCGAAGATCGGCGTTTACGAGCCGATCCATGGCTCCGCACCGGACATCGCGGGGCAGGGGATCGCCAACCCGATCGCGACGATCGCCAGCGCATCCATGATGCTCCGCTTCGCCCTGGGCGAAAACGAGGCGGCAGACCGTATCGACGCGGCCATCAAGCACGCCCTCAAAGACGGTTACCGTACGCGCGACCTCGCCAACTACGACGCCAAAGAGCTCTGTTCCACCAGTGAAATGGGCGACATCATCGCCAACTACGCGGCCAAAGAATGA
- the purU gene encoding formyltetrahydrofolate deformylase → MKEYRVLIDCRDEKGLVYKVSSIFFKYDLNILSNSEFVDSETNLFFMRSVVSGFIDGNDLEKELRAVLPEKANLRIIAPEKKNIVLMVTKESHALGDLLIRYEAGELDANILGVVSNYDLLQPLIEKFGIPFYTVSHEGLSRDAHEQKVLECLAGFGEIDYIVLAKYMRILTPNFVEAYANKILNIHHSFLPAFIGANPYKQAYERGVKIIGATAHFVNNDLDEGPIISQDVKHVDHAHNWQEMQRLGRDIEKIVLSRALRLALEDRIFVYGNRTVIF, encoded by the coding sequence ATGAAAGAGTACCGGGTACTGATCGATTGTCGTGACGAAAAAGGGCTCGTCTACAAAGTCTCGAGCATCTTTTTCAAGTACGACCTGAACATCCTCTCCAACAGCGAGTTCGTCGACAGCGAAACGAACCTCTTCTTTATGCGCAGCGTCGTCAGCGGTTTTATTGACGGCAACGACTTGGAGAAGGAGCTGCGCGCCGTGCTGCCCGAAAAGGCGAACCTGCGTATCATCGCCCCGGAGAAGAAGAACATCGTCCTGATGGTCACGAAGGAGTCCCACGCGCTGGGGGACCTGCTGATTCGCTACGAAGCCGGTGAACTCGACGCCAACATCCTCGGGGTCGTTTCCAACTACGATCTGCTCCAACCGCTGATCGAGAAGTTCGGCATCCCTTTTTACACGGTGTCGCACGAGGGGCTCAGCCGCGACGCGCACGAGCAGAAGGTACTCGAATGCCTGGCCGGTTTCGGCGAGATCGACTATATCGTCCTGGCGAAGTATATGCGTATCCTGACCCCGAATTTCGTCGAGGCGTACGCGAACAAGATCCTGAACATCCACCACTCCTTCCTGCCGGCATTTATCGGGGCGAACCCCTACAAGCAGGCCTATGAGCGCGGCGTGAAGATCATCGGGGCGACGGCACACTTCGTCAACAACGACCTCGACGAGGGGCCGATCATCTCCCAGGACGTCAAGCACGTCGACCACGCCCACAACTGGCAGGAGATGCAGCGCCTCGGGCGCGATATCGAGAAGATCGTCCTCTCCCGGGCCCTGCGCCTGGCCCTCGAGGACCGCATCTTCGTCTACGGGAACCGGACCGTTATTTTTTAA
- a CDS encoding tRNA (cytidine(34)-2'-O)-methyltransferase: MFNIVLVHPQIPNNTGAIGRLCVNTGATLHLIEPLGFDISEKAVRRAGLDYWHKIDLHVWESLEAFSAAHPDATRYHLATTKTEQPYFEHTFKAGDYLFFGSETAGIPADVLSTHPEACMTIPMTREGRSLNLAISCGIILYKAIEQNFETYKEMM; encoded by the coding sequence ATGTTTAACATCGTTCTCGTCCATCCTCAGATCCCCAATAATACCGGCGCCATCGGGCGCCTCTGCGTCAACACGGGCGCCACGCTGCACCTGATCGAACCGCTGGGATTTGATATCAGCGAAAAGGCGGTCAGAAGGGCGGGACTGGATTACTGGCACAAGATCGACTTGCACGTCTGGGAGAGCCTGGAGGCTTTCAGCGCAGCGCATCCCGATGCCACGCGCTACCACCTGGCGACGACCAAAACGGAGCAGCCCTACTTTGAACATACCTTCAAGGCGGGGGACTACCTCTTTTTCGGCAGCGAGACCGCCGGGATCCCGGCCGATGTTCTCAGTACGCACCCGGAAGCCTGCATGACGATCCCCATGACGCGGGAGGGGCGCAGCCTCAATCTGGCGATCAGCTGCGGGATTATCCTTTACAAAGCGATTGAGCAGAACTTTGAGACCTACAAGGAGATGATGTGA
- a CDS encoding LexA family transcriptional regulator produces the protein MKEFADIVEEIKDIVSGELPGKKVFDKDVASLLGISQMNFATLKKRNKIPYEELLNFCAKRSIAINWLLFGQSPESLIEPTNKFYMVRYFSEISASAGGGADVFDEGSEPMMLSANFVQTLGGEQELRYIEAINVSGDSMEPTFSYGDIIFVNRSKKDIGRGGIFTINTEGGLFIKRLHKRIDGKIDIISDNKEYPVQTASPDAIEIIGRVVGRFGQVD, from the coding sequence ATGAAAGAGTTTGCCGACATCGTTGAGGAGATCAAGGATATCGTTTCCGGCGAGCTTCCGGGGAAAAAGGTGTTCGACAAGGATGTCGCGTCACTGCTCGGGATCTCTCAGATGAACTTTGCCACCCTGAAAAAACGCAACAAGATCCCCTATGAGGAGCTGCTCAATTTCTGCGCCAAGCGTTCCATCGCGATTAACTGGCTGCTCTTTGGGCAGTCGCCAGAAAGCCTCATCGAACCGACCAACAAGTTCTATATGGTCCGTTATTTCAGCGAGATCAGTGCTTCCGCCGGCGGCGGGGCGGACGTGTTTGACGAGGGGTCCGAACCGATGATGCTGAGTGCGAACTTCGTGCAGACGCTCGGCGGGGAGCAGGAGTTGCGCTACATCGAGGCGATCAATGTCAGCGGCGATTCGATGGAACCGACCTTCAGCTACGGCGACATCATCTTCGTCAACCGGAGCAAAAAAGATATCGGCCGGGGCGGGATTTTTACCATCAATACCGAAGGCGGCCTCTTCATCAAACGCCTCCACAAGCGAATAGATGGTAAAATCGACATTATTTCTGACAACAAAGAGTATCCCGTCCAGACCGCCTCACCCGATGCCATCGAGATCATCGGGCGTGTTGTCGGACGGTTCGGTCAGGTCGATTAA
- a CDS encoding SH3 domain-containing protein, translated as MFSHQRPLTAVAAALLLLSLGGCTPKMLQDTASVPLLPPPAGVEDLQRFPQQIDPYLIRLNERNATLPLQNMYKTEYYKVWQDDYVPEALEDAKWPFDVYRPENAYGQNLQPLSQAWFYAMLREADWQAYGSTAGRAVALHRLDLRNFPTHKPLFHDPSVAGEGFPFDYLQNSTVFAGEPLYLSHYSKSGAWAYVLTSYATGWVPSERIAPVGRAERDVLQAQPLVGLLEDRMPIHSLRGQYMFEGYVGMVLPLQQKSAAQWRVDPAGHAGTAEIPHHAAAALPMTFTRENMRRVITPVMQTTYGWGGLYGERDCSSTLRDIFAPFGLWLPRNSYKQSRVGTVVSFEGLDDAAKLSRIAAEGKPFETLIYLKGHILLYLGIYDGEPAVLHTVWGVKTVDDEGNFGRHIIGKTVISSLRLGHELEGYSDEYSLLHKVESMNFVFEQEEE; from the coding sequence ATGTTTTCCCACCAACGCCCTTTGACCGCCGTTGCGGCAGCGCTTTTGCTGCTCTCCCTGGGCGGCTGTACCCCCAAAATGCTCCAAGACACGGCCTCCGTCCCGCTGTTGCCCCCTCCGGCGGGGGTGGAGGACCTTCAGCGCTTTCCCCAGCAGATCGATCCCTATCTTATCCGGCTCAACGAACGCAACGCCACCCTGCCGCTGCAAAACATGTACAAAACCGAATACTACAAGGTGTGGCAGGACGATTATGTCCCCGAAGCGCTGGAAGACGCCAAGTGGCCTTTTGACGTCTACCGCCCGGAAAACGCCTACGGGCAGAACCTCCAGCCCCTCTCGCAGGCGTGGTTCTATGCAATGCTGCGCGAAGCGGACTGGCAGGCGTACGGCAGCACTGCCGGACGCGCCGTGGCACTGCACCGCCTGGATCTGCGAAACTTCCCGACGCACAAGCCGCTGTTTCACGACCCCTCGGTAGCGGGTGAGGGGTTCCCGTTTGATTACCTGCAGAACAGCACCGTTTTTGCCGGCGAACCGCTCTACCTTTCGCACTATTCCAAAAGCGGGGCGTGGGCCTACGTCCTGACCTCCTACGCGACGGGCTGGGTCCCCTCCGAGCGTATTGCCCCGGTCGGCAGGGCAGAACGGGACGTTCTGCAGGCACAGCCGCTGGTAGGTCTGCTTGAAGACCGGATGCCGATCCACTCCCTCCGGGGACAGTATATGTTCGAAGGGTATGTGGGCATGGTCCTGCCGCTGCAGCAAAAAAGCGCGGCACAGTGGCGTGTCGACCCGGCAGGCCATGCCGGTACGGCGGAGATCCCGCATCATGCGGCGGCCGCACTCCCCATGACGTTTACGCGTGAAAATATGCGGCGGGTTATCACACCGGTGATGCAGACAACCTACGGTTGGGGCGGCCTCTACGGCGAGCGGGACTGCTCCTCGACACTGCGGGACATCTTCGCACCCTTCGGCCTCTGGCTGCCGCGCAACTCCTACAAGCAGTCCCGGGTGGGGACGGTCGTCTCCTTCGAAGGCCTTGACGACGCTGCAAAACTGTCCAGGATCGCCGCCGAGGGCAAGCCCTTTGAAACACTGATCTACCTCAAGGGGCATATCCTGCTCTACCTGGGGATCTACGACGGCGAGCCGGCGGTCCTGCATACGGTCTGGGGTGTCAAAACCGTTGACGACGAGGGGAATTTCGGCCGGCACATCATCGGGAAAACCGTCATCTCATCCCTGCGTCTCGGGCACGAGCTGGAAGGGTACAGCGACGAGTATTCACTGCTGCATAAAGTGGAAAGTATGAATTTCGTTTTCGAACAGGAGGAGGAGTAG